The stretch of DNA TCCAagtctctcgttcttctttcacgACTCTTTGTGAttttatatatacctttttctccttctttcgtgtCTAAAGACtagtagagaccctcatatgctcttatTCTTACTTTACTTACAatcacttttgtctctttcttagccacCTTAtatttcttctaataacttGTGTGATCTCCCTCCATATCTCCTCCGCACTTCCATTCCCATTTCACtttacttcttcttctatctGCCTTAGgaagtttttttatttctcacaTTTTATCCGCCACTACTTCGTTattgggttcttcgtatgatgtctttttctcaattttttctcAACGTGAAAATCTATGACAGCAtcctatgttgtgttgttaaACTTTCTtcagaaataattttataattaatgcgAAAAAAATttcgactctcctcaacaagaagaagtcgatttgaaagcttgtcatgccactcttataaGTTATAAGATATTTgtctatctttttaaaatatgtattaGGGATGAAAAAGTCAAAGGTTGAGGgaaagtccaaaatagttttatcCTTGGTATTGACCACCCCGAAACCATGGCTTTCGTGGATACTTCCATACTTAGTCACTTCTGTAAATCTCCtcctaaaaaaatcttatctccagaaGGTATATATGTCTTggaccaaactctctagatactctcaaaaccttatcttgtgttgcTCGTTCGAACCCATttgcggtgcataggcgctaatcacatgaaaaGTATCTTattccaccacaagtttgatagagatgatatGATCTTCCACActcttgacatccactacgtccttcttccactgcttattcACGACAATACCTACTTCATTTCTATTATTCACATTTcatgtataccaaagtttgaatcCAGAAGTATCTAACTCCCTAGCCTTCACACTAATctattttgtttcttgtaggcacataatgttaatcttaCTCCTTGTCTTGGTATCCACTACCTCCATgaattttcatataaatatttttattaaaaaatatttttttaaataatatttttatttttgtaataaaaaattatcaaacctTTTAATAGGTTTTAAGTCAGGCCAAACTAAATAACATGTCAAATTTAGTACTTTAAAAAATGTCTATATCAGATTGCAGGTCAGACTCAAGCCAATTAACTACATGATAGGTCAGGTCTATTAAGAACAAAGCCCAATCTGACCTGAGCTAGCCTGTTTCTACCCCTACTTGAAAGACCAttcatgaggtggtcaaacgagatctataCGTAAACGGTCTTTCTATAGACATAATACATGATAGAGCTCAATAACATGTTTAATCCATATAGTCGATTACAGTTAATAGGACAAAGactttgttattgttgttttaaaccattaaaaaagagaaaagctcTACAtccatataaaaattatatggaTGGTATCCAAGTAACTTTCACTCCACACCCCACACCCCCATTTATTTTACACGCGCCTCCTATAACCTATATAACGAATCAGTGTTCATGGTTcgggttcatggtttagggtttagggttcagggttcagggttcagggtttagggtttagggtttaggtctTAGGgtgtaggatttagggtttaagttttagggttttagggtttatgggttcagggttcagggttCAAAGTTCtggttttagtgtttagggtttaagatttagggttCAATGTTTAGAGGTTCATAATTTATTGGTAAACAGGAGAGCGATTTGGATTACTCTTGTGAAACGAATCAAATTGAGaaagtttggattattcaattttgaatcgaattgaatgaaatgcaattgctaatttgaattgaattgaatggacgaAAGTatactgaattgaattgaattgataatatgtaaattgtaggcagagttatttgaatttaattttatataatggattatgtttcgttcactcagtactatacaattgtattATTTTCGGTTCACCATAAGTACTATAttcggttcaccatgagtatTGTGTTcagttcaccatgagtactgtattcggttcattctgcagaaatctgtttgaatttgattttatataatagattatgtttcgttcactcaaTATTATACAATTGTATTGTTTTTGGTTTACCATAACTAAGATTTTAGTTTACTATGAGTACTGTGTTTGGTTCATTCTGCACTATTCAAAATTCGTCTTTCtcaccttctactgcttcttcaccagagagagaatgagaaaaagacaaaaaaatacagcagcaataacaacaaaagaatgacgataaggagaaaacacgtgaagaagaagaaacgcgaaaaaggaggagaaggaggaacgcgaagaaaaagacgaagaagaagaagacactCCGTGCGTAAACGAAtgtgaaaagaagaagaagaagaagaagaagaagaagctttgGGCGAGTTTATGTGTATTGGGTGCGTGTATTTCacatttcatttaattgtattagatttttttagtaTTGAACCAACTTGGTTATATGGTTACATGGATGTGTAGCATCCccgatttaaaaaatatcagtCATATTCGAAACATTAAATCacgaacttatttattttatttaatatataataaaaaataatttaagaaaaaaaatacatagaattcacttttaaaattatgtcAAATGATTTCTAGTTATGTGTACACCGGTGGgccatataatattttaatattttattctttaccTCGTGCTGAGAACTCCACAATTTTTGAACAGTGAACACCATACTCTTTTCTACAAAAAGAGATCCATTAGAACCGCCATTGCAGGCCGCCCAACACATACCACACATTTTTCTCTGTTTCTCAAATTTCaaccaccaccatcatcatcatccatggCTTCTTCTGACAACAACATCTCCATCAATATCCTTGACAAATGCACAGTTTCTCCACCGCCAGCACCATCAACCGATGTTACTGTTTCTCTGCCTCTCACTTTCTTTGACATGGTATTGATTCGCTTCCACCCCGTTGAGCGTGTCTTCTTCTACAAGCTTCACTCTcctccatctttcttcttcGAACATGTGCTTCCCAAGCTCAAAACCTCGCTCTCTCTTACCCTCCAACACTTCCTCCCTCTTGCTGGAAACCTACTTTGGCCTTCTCATTCAGATAAACCAATCTTCCAATACAATCCTGGTGATGGTGTTTCACTTCTCATAGCAGAATCCGATGCAGATTTCAGCCATCTTTTGGGCTATAACTCACCGCGTGAAGCTTCTGAAACTCGATGCTTCGTACCAGAACTGGAAACACTGGAATCTCGTGCTGCTCTTATGTCTCTTCAGATCACTCTCTTCCCGAACAGTGGATTCAGCATCGGAATCAGCACCCACCATGCTGCTCTCGATGGGAAATCTTCCACCATGTTCATCAAAGCATGGGCTTCCATATGTCAAAGCCTTGAAGAAGAACAGAAAGAATCACCGATTTTGGTTCGCGAATTCGAGCCTTTCTTTGATAGAGAAGTTATCAAAGATCCAAAGGATGTTGGACCCTCGTTCTTGAACAATAGTTCGGAAGTCATGTCCAAAATGTTCCCTGATGAGAACAACGTCAAGAAAAGCTTGAAGATTCTACCGTTCGAACCCAAGGTGAAGGACTCGGTTCGTGCAACATTCAAGCTCACACGTTCTGATTTGGAGAAGGTGAAGAAAAAGGTGTTGTCCAATTGGAACAGCAACGTTAATAATGGTGATGATGAAGAATCTACAAACACACCACCTAGTACTCTTTCTACTTTTGTTCTAACATGCAGCTATGTCTTGGTTTGTATCGCTAAGGCGATTAATGGCATTTTTAAGGAGAGAAAGAAATTCGGGTTCGCTTTCACTGGTGATTGTAGGAACAGGTTAGAGCCTCCAATACCTGAAAACTATTGCGGTAACTGTCTGTGGGCCTATGTTGTGGACGCAAAACCAGAGGACTTTGTTAAAGAAAACGGAGTGGTTCTTGTCGCTAAGGGAATTTACAAGACGACAAAAATGTTGGGTATTGAAGGTTTTCGTGGTGTAGAAGCATCAGCATTTGATAAATACATGAATATGGCTAAAGAAGGAGTTGAAATGATTGGTACTGCTGGTTCTAATAGGTTTGGTGTTTATGGTATTGATTTTGGTTGGGGAAAACCTGAAAAAGTTGAGATAGCTTCGATTGATAGAGGTCTAACGATGGGTTTGGCTGAGAATAGTGATGGCAATGAAGGTGGGGTTGAGGTTGGTCTTGTTCTTAATAAGCAGGTGATGGATCTGTTTAGGACTTTGTTTCGTGAAGGACTTGAAGATGATTAATTGTTTGATTAGTGATTATTATCAGACTTAATTAGTCAATCAATTAGATTAGGTCCTGCTGATAATGAGTGTGTGGCAGCagtattttgttgttgttctttttttaaaagaataagaaatgaGTATAGATATCTCTTGGGGATTTCCAATATCTTTTATTCAGTTAATGCTTTCATGCCTGAGACAACGTATCAGCCTATCATATACAATGTATCATGTATGCGTGACTTTCTAAGTTTCGTTTGTCTTGTTTATAATCATTATCATAAGCAGCACATTGCATAGTAAGGATTAAATGACATGATCTATGTggagattatatatatagaattttctccaataaattaaaattattttttttttttttggtgtctagagataaataataataaaaaagcctAAACAGCTAATAACAAATCACTCTTTATAATATCCTAAAGTTCATCATGATGTGATGGAGATTTTACACCACAAATTATCGATAAATGTAGTGAATTAtatcaaataatattataataaaatgagtTATTGTTTTTACGAGAATTAATGGATTAAATAAGTAATAATCGACTAATTATTATagttagataaataaaattgagaaTTTTAAATATCAACTAGCTAGTATAAAAGTCAGTAAATTAGAAAAAACAAACCGTAAATATATGAAGAAATTAATATGAGAAGagagttaaggttttagagatatttaaaattttggattaataaTTATTGTCAACTATTTTGATCATGCAAATATTTAATTCATGACAAATCCTAAATGATTGAATTCTAATTCCTtgacaattcaatctcttctaatCCAATCAACCGTCAATTCCTTTATCAATCAATTGTGTTAAAAGATTTAGTTCAAATTCCGATTTATAAGCCAcacaatttctaaaaattcagaaataatccgattatatgtcacgtatcatATTAAATTCAGATAATTAAATAATCGTGAGAAAAGGGTTTCAAACTTTAACTCGAGTGATTTGACTTTTTTAAGATTCAAAGGAATTCAATTTAGATTAGTGTTATTTTCCAATATACTCTAATCTATAGAATGAAAAACGAAATCAATTCTTAAACAGAAATCAATGCATTAATCAAGAGTAGAAGaacaattaatattaatctATTAAAACAAACAAAGCTTTTAATCTTAATAACAATGGAGATTTAGTGGCTCATGAttcatagaaaattttaaaatgtgaaaACGTGTGTAAAACTAAAATGTACAGAAGTGGAGAAAAAATCAACCTACATGAcaaatattttctcttttatatctaattttaattgatactataacttaaattaaaacctgataatatcttttctatttgctaatttgatttaaaaatcaaataataacttCCATTGCTGATTGAGTGAGAACGTGAGAACCACGGCCAAGTCTGCTGCTGACACTAAACGCTGATGATGTAGCATTTAGCGTCACTCATCAAGAAGACCTTGCACGTGAATCCAAGAGATCGGGCTAAACGCCGAATTGTGGCGTTTAGCGCCACTTTGGCTGAATAGAATGAGAGTTTTTGAGGTTCTGATGTTAAACGTTGGTGATGTGTCATTTAACACTACTTTAGCATAAGTAAATagtgaacttttttttttaagaatttttttacaCATTTCGCCCGATTACTGCTTATAAATAACATAACTTAACAACGATTCAAAGTAATATCTAATAGAgtgtaaataatttaaatctttaaaaaatcaataaattactatataaatcatataaaaaaattataaatgatgCATGCATGGAGATAGTCATTCCCCATATTCCTAATGATAATTCGCTGCAATTTTCGCCATTAAATCAGTAGCATGGTTTGCTAACTTTTGAAATAAAGTGATGTCAACACTCCAATCAAGATGCAAGTAGTCCTCAATTCTTTTAATTAGGTCCTAACCACTTTTAAGATggccatttttttgttttaaaatgccTAAAAAGTATTTAATAAGCAATTagtttcaataataatatctttaaaattacatttttaagccaaaaattattctatttaaaGAAGGGTTAGaacttttttattatcttttttaaatacataaactCATCTATATTAATTATGTTAAATGTCATAAAAGGTTACGAAAACCGAATCGATCAATGAACCGATGAGACGATTAGTTTACTGGTTCAATGATTCGACCGTAATTCAATTAAGGTTTaactttaattattaaaaaattaatatataattttaaatatttaaattcaataatttttaggtcaaaaaattttaatataaaaataatttttgaattataccTCAACATGAGACTAAAAGGTATTATACCTCAAAATTTGACATTAGTaactttctaaaaaaatttattaataaagttTGGTTAACTAATATATACTAGTTAAACATAGACAAAATTACAACTGCACAATTATAAGAACTCATAACACTGaatcaaaaattagagagataaACACAGTAAATACAATTTGTTCTTAAtgcataatataatttttttctataattaaaCTAGAAGCACTAATATTGGATAGGTTAAAATgctcaataaaaatattaatagggataatatattcatattaattaaCACAAAGTCTCTCTATTATTTAGATATAAATGGTACCaacgaaaacaaaaaataggtaAATCAATACAGGAACATACATATCCGCGAATGCCATAATTGATTGAATTGGGTGAGAAATTTGCTATGGCTTAAGAAGCTGGTCCGAATCCAAAATTCTGAAATCCAAATTACAAATTAcatacaaaattcaaaatcaagaaTCCAACCTTTAGAATGATTAATTCATATAATTCAGAATTTAAATCAAGAATACAGAATAATTAATTCATATAATTAACTCTTTGTGATTGCTCCATCTTCAAtgtacaacaaaaaaaaactaaaatcgACAAAATAATCAACAAACTCCACCATAAAACTAAAATCAGCAAACTCCACAATAAAATCAGGAAACTTCACaataaaattatgaacaaaTTAACTCAGTAAACTTCACGGTAAAACTAAAATCAGCAAGCTCCACAATAAAATCAACAAACTCCACagaaaattatgaacaaaattaatTCAGCAAACTAATCAACTATTATCACagaaaattatgaacaaaattaactattatCAGAGGGAGCTCAAACAAGGGAGAAAGGAGACACAGCAACGAAGAGGAAGGGGAGTGCTTACCGGCGGCGAAAAGGAAGGGAAGTGACGGCGGTGACAGAAGAGACGGCGACACCGGCGAATACAGAGAAAGAGCTCGAATAGAGGAGAGGAGATGCGGTGGCTGTGGAGCTTGCGGGGCTGTGGTGGCTGCGGGGCTGCAGGGATGCAGTGGTTGTGGAGGTTGCGGTGGTTGTGGGTTCCAGGGCTGGGGGGATACGCCGCTAGGattcttttctttgtctttctttGAATTTTCAGAGAGAAGAGATGAGTGGGACTGGGCATCGGGTAGttatttaggatttttttttaaaggggTCAAAACGGCACTATTTTGGAAGGAGTCACTAAACCAAAAATTCTCTAAAAAATTGGTCGATTCTATCAGTTTAACGGTTAACTATCGGTtcgattaattttttaacagatCTTTTAccatataatttttgaagtcgACCGAACCGTCTTAATGATCGGTTTTCGATTAACTCAGTTAAACTGACTGATCCGGTTCAATTTTTAGAACtatgcataaaaattttttatgcatgtATAGAGCCTTTTGATCATGACTATGGTCTAATTAAGTAAAGTTATAGGGTACCTATAAATTAAACACTTGCATAAATGCATATTACATATCACATTTGTCACTTCAAGTATTTTTAAACATAATTGTCGATAGGCAAAATCATGTTATACACTATCAACTAACAAAATTAGATAAGGAGACTCATCTACTTCTTCACTATATATACTTATTAATAGAGCCTTTGAAAAGTTGAGGATGTAATATATTATCAAGCAACCTtctaaaaaaaaagtgtttccATCAATCAACccaaaaaatcttaaaatgacACACTGGACGTCGCTGatgaaagaaattaagaaagttATCATTTGTTACCTTCCTCAACATGATTTTAA from Arachis duranensis cultivar V14167 chromosome 4, aradu.V14167.gnm2.J7QH, whole genome shotgun sequence encodes:
- the LOC107486619 gene encoding phenolic glucoside malonyltransferase 1 — translated: MASSDNNISINILDKCTVSPPPAPSTDVTVSLPLTFFDMVLIRFHPVERVFFYKLHSPPSFFFEHVLPKLKTSLSLTLQHFLPLAGNLLWPSHSDKPIFQYNPGDGVSLLIAESDADFSHLLGYNSPREASETRCFVPELETLESRAALMSLQITLFPNSGFSIGISTHHAALDGKSSTMFIKAWASICQSLEEEQKESPILVREFEPFFDREVIKDPKDVGPSFLNNSSEVMSKMFPDENNVKKSLKILPFEPKVKDSVRATFKLTRSDLEKVKKKVLSNWNSNVNNGDDEESTNTPPSTLSTFVLTCSYVLVCIAKAINGIFKERKKFGFAFTGDCRNRLEPPIPENYCGNCLWAYVVDAKPEDFVKENGVVLVAKGIYKTTKMLGIEGFRGVEASAFDKYMNMAKEGVEMIGTAGSNRFGVYGIDFGWGKPEKVEIASIDRGLTMGLAENSDGNEGGVEVGLVLNKQVMDLFRTLFREGLEDD